The genomic stretch ttaaaaaatacatgaacacgattaatttattaaagaacATTTGATAACATCAGTAGGTACATTATCTTTCTTTATTCGTTCAATTTTAGTTTAATTgcaataaaaatcttttatttaaaaaaagtatgAGTACATccataacaaaaaattaaattgttatatatttttaatatcggtAATGGTCAGTCATAAGCTACTTAAATTTTTGTGGCTTCAGTACCATTAAGTAAAacttataaattaaaaacataaagcttttcatttcttaaatgacattcaaatattattgATCTTTTCTCATTAtggcaaatttttatatttagatatttgtaaatatttatattttgatttttttatataattaaacaaatttaattccATAATAATTTAAACTAAATAGATTAAGTACTTGATAGTACAATAtctgagaaaataaaaaatattgcagGAATAATAATATGGCGAGGAAGAAGGATATTATCATATACTTTTATTCtatgtattaaaaatgtatatgattAATAATGGAGaactttttatattatacttttgttTATCTTTAAATAGTTTAATGAATAATTTAACGTTGCATAATAAATGCGATCACTAACAAAAAATACTTAACTGTACAACCACCTTCACAATGTTACATATATCCAAATTATTCAATATTTCTTCAACAAAGTCATAATTactagaaaatttttaaaagttccaattttgaataataattattagtaaAAATAGGATAACTATATACCATCGaacgtttaaaattaaatttcgattaatatttaaatatttttgttttttaaaatatttttgtttattgatTAAGATCgaaaacatattaaaattttataataaagttatatattaataaaatctcgaatttcatttcttttaatataatcTTGCTGCATAGATATGTAAATACATAGAATACTcgtatttacaatatttaaaatgtgttaTAACATTTGAATACATAATTACTAATTACCGTACTTGAATTTAATTTAGTACAATGATAACACGATAGTTCGCGCCAATGATTGGTAATGCTTTGGGTAGTATTTCTGTAGTATCTTAGAAGTGGGGAGAACTTGTGAACTTATATAAAACAATTACTTATCGTATGGTGAGACTTTGTGTTGTGAATTGTTGTGTTCGTTCGTGATTCGATCTTTTAGGTTACACGTATGTTATACTTTGTTTATACTTAATCAATTTTATTGCGTCCGTGCAATATTTTGACTTAAACAGTGGGCATGAAATTCGTTTAAAATTCGTATCAAAACCAATTCTTTTAATGATTCTGTTTACATTTGTATCTCCAAATCGAGCATAAGGACTTCatcattttttgtaaattacgCAGTAAAATTATTTGTCAACAGCCATAGCGAATCGTTTTACAAAccttatatttatgttttatttaaagCAATTTTCCTGAACTGaaattcctttttattcttGAAAAAACTGAAAGATCAAGCATGTCTGCATCACCGATTGCTAGGCAAGCTACCCAGAGCCAAAACATACCTTCCAAACGAGTCGTTATTAACGATCCCAATCAGTTACCTATTGATTATTCATCTACCCCCGGTGGAACGCTTTTTTCAACTACGCCCGGAGGTTAgtgtctttcttcttttatgttaCTTGTAAACTATTAACCCATTAAACTATAATTTAGGTAATTATATTGATCAGAATATATTCCACCGATGTTCATGATTTTCAAATATGATGTCAAGGTCATGATTTtgagtaattttatttatatgtatgtataatcgCAGTTCGGATCTAATTTCCGAAGtactcataaaaatatttttgatacttTTTACTTTGGCGTGGATTAGGTCTTGATTATATTGTGGAGTTATAATGTACACATatcaatataatttcattaaatagaagatattaatgtaattgtataaactttatacatttttcaattttttacatCCATTTTATTAGTTTTCATTCTTGTAAAACATCTTGTACTTTGTattatgtttataatttattatgttcTAGTAACTTTCTTTTGGGAGTGTATTTCGTCTTTTCTTAAGAGATTAAGTTTATTGTAGTTCAATTATATTCttacaattaaatttaaattttagttATTAGTTAAACATCACAATATTTgttcaaaattcaaatatgcTACACACGATTATATAAACTGGTCTGGACACTCGGTAGAGAAAACCATCCGAAAATTGAGTCGCGACTAgttgtaaaaaattaacaaagtcCGCGTTTGTACAAAACAAACAGAGATGAGTACAGTATCTCTATCTCTGTCTGAGACAATTATACCATGTCATGCATGCGCAGAACGAGAATCTTCTTGTCTCCCTTGTTGATCTTCCACAATTAATCACAACTCAATTTTCGGACGGTTTTCCCTAGACTTCAGTGTATCAGTGTCAAGACCTGTTTATAATATGATCGTGATAGTACATATGaaatattactataattattaatataattgtatataattttttgaGGGAGTGTAGAGAATATTCTcattatacaaataattaataaattttttctagGTACACGTATTGTTTATGAACGTGATTTCTTGATGAATCTACGAAATTCTCCCATATCACGAACACCACCACGAAATATGCCATCCATACCCGGagtgttattaaaaaatacatcaaGTCTCTCAACATCAGCGAAAAATCAAATTAACAAAGGTCAATATTTATTTCACTAAGTTATCGCAAAACTACTAGTaaattatagatttttatgtattttataggAAATGTAAACGTGCAAAATTGCATAGTGTTCAtgaaaatatctatttatataaacatCTGCAGTCTGATTACAATAATTTGATTTAGATTTTGGATAGATTATGCCATAACTTTTTGATTGTAACATGTTACAGATACTCCAGTAATTGAAGAATCTGCAGAACAATTTGAGATGGACATGTAGAAATTGTAATTACAATATATTCATGTTGTGCCAGTCACTTTAATGAATAGTAAGAATCAATAtataacagaaaaatatattagcaatttttatataactatGTGCCATTAGGGGCCTTAAATAGCAATAAGTGTTTATAACATCTAAAAATGTTAAATGTAATTGATATAGTTACACTGATTCATTGCATTATCATCTTATATGCTAATAAAGGTGACAAAAAATTTTAATCAGTACATTCATGTTTGCACTATTGgatgtattactttataatttcaCATATATTTGTACAACAATGAATAAATGGTATTTTGATAATAAAAGTTATTACCTGTGAATCATAGTTACAGACTTACATAGTTACAGAACTATTTTAGTCCATGGAGGGTTTATTTTTGTTATGTAAATTAGGttatttgctttttatttcaatataatgttttaatatgattaaatattttcacaatTAAGTTTTATACAATCGAATTTTGtagattaaaatatatcataaaatagatgaaaaattttaaatctttatcatttattttatacaacatatacgaaaatcgaaaatatatttttcttttcatataaaaatgatattttagaaattcaaaatatttaacagaCTTAATCATCATAtagatttaattataatttataaattatattaaatatcaatatataaaattctatgtatttaaatatacattttttttcatataaaataatttcgtataaaatattacattttcatttattaaagagttaaactaaatatatactatatatttgtCAATGATTAGCCAATATTTGTATAACTATTATGTTGTTATATCACATTAACATAGCTTAATAATGTACTTTTTATGCCATTAAAGTGCGTTAAAATTTAGGtaaatatattgtattgtatGTATTTTCTGAAGTTTTTTTTTGAATTTTGTATATTCTGTTTAAAATAACTTTCGCCACATTGACTTTTGTTCCATTATTGTCATAATCATTGTAATAAATTAGTTCGCAAAGATCCGCGCATTCTGGATCAGCATCTAATAactgtttcaatttttcataaaatttctgtATGATACATTTGcaatatttcttataaacaTTTGTTTCATTGTGAGCGTGTTTTTGAACTTCATGGAAAGTTAACAAAGGTGTTGCACCTTCTACCACTATGTAGAAAGGTGTCTCTAATCTTTGACCATTgggataaattttatatacactGTTGTGATATGTTCGCTCTTTAACTCCTGCTCGATTCAACACTTCTTTCTCTAAATTCATTGCACTTTCCATCCAATGATATGAAGCTTCTTTAAGATTAGGTGGAATGTACGATGATGaaggaattaaaataaatagttttttaacacctatatatatactatgactgtcttcaatattttctatcttttcaaTTAAACCTTTGTTAATAGATCCTGTTGAAGGAAGTATTATTCTTAAATATCCATAATAATAACTGTATGCCATAGAGGTTCCATAATCCAAACCCTTCATTGACTTAATATCAAGAgtattttcttctctcttttcataTGAGTTTGTgattagtaataatatatatgaaattccagagcaaataaaatatgtgaatgcgtcaaatatttgtatgtagttataaatataatgatatttagTCATGGTTAgcataataaaacatattaaaaaaatgtgaaacaaCATATTTACACTAAATTTAATATCACTGTTTTTCACAATCAGAATATTCATATTATGGACACATTGAAATATAATAGTTAAAATTTTCAAGactatgaaataaaaaagtataacaAAGATATAATTTTGTACAGTAGGTATACTTCTATTTGTTATTTCCAAGTATATTTCTGCTGTAATACTTACAACAGTGCAACTCATTAGaagtaagtatatatatttatccatTTTAATGTTCTTTATCGATATCAATATGTTATGTTAATTGAGACTGCAAATGATAAATAGAATAAGTAAAATCATCTATGataaatttacttattattatttattactaatcattatttcaataaatttaccTGTTTGATTTTTTTTAAGTTCTATGTAAATTTCCTTTGTAACTCAACATTGGATAATAATGAATACTAGTAAGgacaagataaataaattttcaaacttctctTTACtatagataaatagataaaataggTAGGTAGATAAAAAAGATTAAAGATTTGAAAAATGCTTTGCGTTGAGCAACAGGATagatagatatattatatatacttatatatatcaGGTGACAAGATGAAGCGGGAACAAAACAGAGACAGAGAGGTAgcaaaagaggaagagaaaggtaGTTCACGTATCGCTAGGTCAGAGCGCTGTTAACGTAAGTGAAACAAGTCGATTGACCTACGGTACAATCGAAACCATGTACGATCGATAAAGTCCATTATCTGGAAACATTTTCTGCAAAAATTACTTAGCTCTTTCCATGTCTGTTTATTTCCCGAGTAGGGTACGATATAAGTGTAAATCGGTCGCAAGTGCATTGCAAGCTAAAATATCCCAGCAGGTGATTTTTGTTGCTGATTAGCGCCATATCCCACAATGGACCAATCAGCTGCTCGGTAAACCGCCGTAAAACCTCGAATCTGTCCGCAGACGAATGACAACAAAAGAGACTGATAGAAGTCGCGCGCGCGAGACAGTGGATTTTTTTCGCAACTCCGCCGTGAAGATTTGCGGTTTTTTCCATTTTGTTGCTCGCCGCGAATAACGTCGATTTGGCCGCTGGTGAAAGCGTCGAGGAATATGAAGAGAAGAAATGTCGAGTGTGGTAAGCTTCGGAGGCCCTTGAAACGCAACAAGCTCACTGAGGGGATCTACGGAAGGTAAGTTTTCGCCGCCATATGTCTTCTCATTTGGAACgactaattttaaaaataaccaAAAATCTGACCGATCGCCCCTCGAGATATTTGTCAAATCGTTGATCGAAAACTGTTACGTACTTTCGGGTTGATGCGAAGTGCGAAACCTCTGTGATACGTTGTGTCAATACGTGATCATCCACCGCTTCCCAGAAGCTGCTTGACATTTCACTAAAACCTTGACCATGTGTGCCTGTTTTTTACAAAAACATTTGTTGAGTTACAtctttataaatgttttattatctGTATTCACAATTTTTCGCCTAACGTGCCATGTAATTGAAAGATTTTTACGTCTAACCACATCAAAGAAATTTGCCAGTTCAAcaacttttctttcatttattccCTTTTCTTAAAAACTATATTAACATTGGCTTAcatcatataattatataatttagatttgttatttattttatttagttaagAGGTGCTTATTTTGTTTTGTAGCAGTGTTTGtttcctttgaaatattttatacttttgcaATTGTAGATccttaattatataattgtgttacaagaatgataataaaataatgaaattttttatttcagtacTTTACTTTACCTAAAATTTCTTCTACTATGGGCCATGGTAATTTTGGCAGACTTCATTTTAGAATTCCGATTTGAATTTTTGTGGCCGTTTTGGCTACTTCTCAGAAGTGTTTACGATTCTTTTAAATATCAAGGCTTGGTAAGTAATCTATATTTCAAAACATATGTGCTTATATCTGATTTTAAAATAACATAGACTATTATATTTCCAGGCCTTCTccgtattttttatttgtattgcTCTTACATCAGATatgatttgtttctttttcatacCAATACATTGGTTGTTTTTTGCTGCTAGCACTTATGTTTGGGTACAATATGTTTGGCACACAGGTAAATGTAAACATATCTTTAGGttgtttgaattaatttaattgcaatgagattgatataaatatattgtgtATGAAACAGATAAAGGTGTGTGCCTTCCAACTGTGATGTTATGGTTACTATTTCTATACATAGAAGCAGCAGTTCGATTAAGGGATTTGAGACATATGCCCTTTCATTTGGATCTTTGTCGACCATTCGCAGCGCAttggtatatatatttttgttattatactctctttcctttctttatttatgCATTTACTCTTTGCCACTGAATATTGTAAGATACACTTCAGAGGAACAATTTTATgactaataaaaaaataaccTATTCCTATGTTACTGTACAAAAtctgttattataaataaaatatactttgcTATTTTAATGTTGAATTGACAATATCAAttcaaaagtaataataaaaataattataagtatTATCTTTTTTCAGCATTGGTTATCCTGTAGTTACATTAGGTTTTGGTTTTAAGAGCTACATTGGCTACAGAATGAGACAGGTAAATctgtaataaatacataatcATTCAAAGactatttttaaacgttttatttaCATGACTGCCTCTTTTTGCCAGAGAAAACAAAAAGATGTAGCGAAGGAGAATGAATTCTACCTACAACTATTGCAGCAAGCACTGCCTCTAGAGCAACAAACTTCCACTACGATACAACCGATACAAGTTCAATCACAAACACATATTACAACACTAGATCAACATGTTAAatcacaaaataataaattaaatttgcagTGCAATCCAAGTCCTGAAAAAAGTAGAGGTagtttgtatttattttcaacttttaatatatatataatagcaaaataataatatagctTAATCATAAAATGCATTGTAGGAAGCAGTAATAATTCTGTAGAAACAGGTGTACAAAATGGTAGTTTGCATATAGGGACACAAATTACATCAACAAACCAAAATGTAACAACAAAAAATAATCATAGGAAGTGCTTAGACAAAGGTGAAAAGCAAGAAGAGCAGCATAATAAGCATAATGTAACAAATGTATCACAATCTGATAAAAACGATAAAAGATTTATACATACAAATGGGAATACTGTTAATCACAGTGATATGCAGTTCATTGAAAGAGTTGGGTAAGTTGGGTGACATGTGTATCTTGGAAACTCAACAGTATCCATATTATGTAAAGTAATAAAAGAttcgttaatattttaaataaaaattacagatCAATAAATGATTTTGATGCCAATGAAGTAGAGAAAGACAAATTTATTAAAGGTGCAAATTATGGGCATACTACAATAAAATCACAGACTAATGGTTCTGTAACAGGAAAGtggaataatataaaagaaaatcggGAATCATCGTCCACTGTTAATACTCAACGTGAACGAAAAACACGTCAAGTGAAAGCCACGGTTGATAATATAACTGAGCAGCAAAAGCAGCAAGACGAATATTGCCAAAGGTATGTTATTTACATCAATTAGTGAATtaacaaaaatgttattttatgcAACATATTTTTTGTGCTTCTTCATTTCTATATCCATATATAAAATTCAGATTTAATACTGTGTATACTTATACTTTCCTTATTCCTTATTCCTTATGATTTTcttaaaatgtaattattatttttattgaattaaaagaTATGCAACTTTATATTATCAGATTTTTTCTTTAGTGTAATATAATATCGTTTAAATAGGTTACTGATGTGTCGCAGGCTCGAAGCTGACATAAAACGTTTGAAGTCAGATCTGCAATCCAGTCGACAACTGGAACAGGAACTTCGTTCCCAGATTAGTTCTCTACAAAATGGAGAACGTCAAGCTAAGGGTGATATACAGCAACTTCAGCACGATAACGATCAGTTGCAAAGCAAGTgcgtatacacacacacacacacagtatcatttctatattattaaaattgtacTTAAAAGatctatttttcttccaataCACGTATACGCGTAGATATTTTTAcactattaaatatatttttatttatatacataaatatttttattttggatAGATTACATGGATTAGTAACAGCTCGTCAATTAGATAAACAAACAATGTCTTCGTTGGAAAAACGAATCGCAGAAGAGCGGAAACAGCGCACTGCTTGCGAAGCATCTTTAGTTTCCGAGAGGCGAGCACGACGAGCTGCAGAAGAAGCACGATCTGCAATTCCGCCTCCACCTCCGCCACTTATTAGACAAGAATGTACAGATACTTGTAAAAGTCGTAGAACACAAATGGAACAAGATCTCAAAAACTTACGGCGAGAActtaaaacgaaagaagagagGTAAAgatgttgaaataatataaaaatttttatgtaaataaaattttaaatgtaaatataagttGACACATCggaatataaaacaataatatctATAGTGTCGTACATACACTAGGTAATAGtcaaaatttcattcaaatGTAAACAATTAAATTAAGTTCGAGGGCgtttaatatgttaataattaaatacttttttgTATTGTAAATTCACTAAACTATATATCAGATGttaatttcttatatattttcttagGTGCAACATATTAGAAAAAGATGTAACTCGTTGTAAGGAAAATCATAAAGAGTCTGAAATTTTACTCGGTGCACTAAATGCGCTACAAGATAAAACTGCACATTTAGAAGACAGCTTAAGTGCAGAAACGCGCATAAAGCTTGATTTATTTTCTGCACTTGGTGAAGCCAAGCGACAATTAGAAATCAGAGAAAGTAAGTAGGATTCGATTTACAATTAtaaatctttaatatttttGGTAATCAAGGAAATGTATAAACTTAAGTGGGACCGAAACatcaatttttcaaacatagttttatttatataaacgattttagtatatgtatattaaatatatatatatatatatgtacatatgtgtatGTTAAATATCGCATATTGTTGAATCAGGTTTAATTAGATCTCaagaaaaggaaattgaaatgTTAAAAGCAAAAATAGCTCAAGATTTAGCTGTGATGCCACAAGATACGTTTGGACCTGCGCCAACCTGTGCGACATCTAAGCTTCGATTAAATAATGAAGTACGAGTAGCAGGTACGAAAATACGTTCAAATGAAAGTCTCTGTCCAGGGTGTACAATTTCAAATTTGGATCCAAATGCGACAGTGTATACACCCAAGAATTCCCTAATAGCGTCTACCGAAGCTTGAAGAAACAATTTTTGGCCACATTATGACTTCACAAAAGTTgggtatatatttcataaacatGTTTCAGTCTGTTTCTCAATGGAagtataaatatgaatttatgtTTTATACGTGCACATACTTGTTTTATTGAAATcaaagttttatatttaaaatccgTAGGATTAATGAGATGTAAGATCTTTTTAACACTTATAGTGTAGAATATTTGTGTAACATTTGCTTAAAAAACGTGGCTCATGctataaatttgtcaaatttcaTAACAGGAGATATCTTTTATAAATGTCTTCCATGGGAGGCTTCTAGAAACATGTTTTATATCGTACTTGTCACCTGAactaatacaacgttattaacTACTTATGACCATGGGACGTGACTAATACtaaattaaaaaagtatttaaaaattagtTACGTTCTGTTAAACGTGCTGTAGGTCGATCTAACAGGTACCTTCTTCATCTTTTTGGTACTTGCAACAGATGTATTAAGAAGAATTAAAACTAAAGTGAGGCAACAGTGACATGCGTAATCTAGTTatagataattattaaattttaaattaaatttagtaCTTCTATTTAGATGATAACGTTTGATAAATTTACTGTTGACGTTTAACAGAAAACTgtatattttactaattttttataGCGTTCGAATTATATCGATTTTCACACAACactttctatttaaaaataccATAATGTAGATATAAAGAGCTAGAAAAACTATATAAATTGGGTCGACGAACGACTAGCGGCATATCTTATTTGTTAGAAGCATAGAAAAATTGAAGACTCAATCTGTATTCGATCCTCCTACAGCATATGCCTAAATCTATGACGACTTGTTATAGACACAAATCTTGTTCAAGTCGTAATCCGAAGCTAGTCCAGCATACAAACTGTATTTAATGTCTTTGGCAAATGAAGCCATTTTAAGTCATGTGATCATCCAAAACCAGCCATTAATACACATTGAAAAACCTGCCGTTATCATTTGAGAGGATTGATGTAAATGTTAGAAACGccaaatttattttgaaataatcaccAACATAttgattctctctctctctctctctctctctctctttctttctctctcatatttctctacattttttatattttttaaatgtctcTGTAAACTTTTTTAGTTTAGTGGTACAATTGTGTATTGGCTTTCGAACGGTGCGAAATAACTGTTAATGTTTCATAATGATTTTTTGAAACGTGTACAGTGTTTTATGTGATagatagaaattttgtaaacaaAGGAATTTTTAAGTTAAGTATATTATAATTGGTAATGAAGGGATAGATTTATTTTACCCAATTTGTTTAATGAGCTTCAAGAGATAAACTAATGTGTAATGCCACGCGCGCGTTTATTTATGTACTAAACTATTAAATCGTACATATAAGTAATCGAATCATTTTTCCAAATTGAACTTCTAATTTTTAATAGCGTTATTAATATTGGAATTATACGGTTTTTCATTGAACAGTCTGGAGGAATGAAActaagatttttttttaatttatccgcAAACGTCTTCCTTTCACACATTTGATGGAAACATTTAATGTATATAATGTTTGTCCCTTTTATAATACTATAAGTTTCACTATTATCAACCAGTGATGATGTAATTTAGTAAAAGTTGATTATCATTgactatttatataatatatattacttaCGCGATacgtcgtttctctttctctttcatcgtTTTTATACTACTTTTTACATATCTAATTTATAGGTTTAATGTTGAAAgcattaaattcattttttataatttttaagagTAATATATTTAACACCGAACAATGTGTATGtataagaattaattattaacgcttgaatattttgtagaaaaataattgaattctctTTAAATCTTTTTCATTGATGAAGTATTAAAAGATTAATAGCAACATTAGAGTGTATACCAGCATATTCTTTCTAAGGTATAATAAACAAGTTAATTCCTTCACAAAAAAATAATTGAGATGCAAGTTTCAGGAAAAGATGGCATTACGTATAAAAGATCTCTAGAAAAAGATGTGAATTTTATATATGCTTTAAATCCGCAAGAAAGCCAGTACCTGCTTGCTccaatgaatattaattaacgacTGGTTGATATCATAAAAGTCATTCTTCCATGATTGTATATATAAAGCACTGTCATgacaatttattaataacataGTGGATCATGACCAACTAGTCAAATGAATTTCTATAAgcacaaatatttattaaatatctaaTATTCATTTGATATTTCTGTCCTTACATGAAAAAGCAATAACAATTACTGTTTCTtctcattaattaaaattataaaagatttatCAATATTATCATCAAACTGttaagtttattaattaattttgtgttTCTTGGATGATCCACGTACTAAATATAATTGCAAAATGTTAATGCACAATGCATATGTTACGGgttataaaactatttttattttacattaaaatgtggaaatttcatcatttttgcttaaaaaattaaaagcatATCAATAACTCTGAGAAAACCTATgcttcatatttcttttttactttactATATAAACAGTGCTGATCTTTTTTCGTTCCTAgatttgcataaaaaatatttaaaatttaataattcactgATGTTGGCAATTAAACTGTAGGGGAATAATGTGCTTACTTTAATTTATAAAGGAAACGATACAGTTCATTTTACACATGCTAAAATTCGTTATTCCATCAATAATTATCATCCGACTGGTatggaaatttgttttatcattaagattaatttctttataGTTAAGATCAATCAGACTTGTGTCTATGTCAACTTGTATCATTATGTGCATAAGCCTTTATAATGTAATGAAACAGTGTAAATAATTACTTAAAATAGACTAAACGCAAAGCAAAACTTACTAAAATTGTTTGGGCACTTGCGTAGCATAGTTAAAGcacattatataaaattaattagtttaatttattttaagtgAAAGCTCTTTTAACTCATTTATGACTGTAATCTTTTAATCGATTTTCTAATCATATTATTTTAAGTCAGATATGAAAttcagaaaaaattaaattgaaattgattGCTTTCAATATACATCATTACTTTACCATAGTAGCAAAGCAGAATCAGTATTATAACAAGAAATGTTAtaataagtaatgaattaaacgaattaaaaatattaaataaaatatagtaatttctAAATGATGTTTCAacttaatagaaattatttatcagataaatcatttaaaagataaataaacagGATATTATGTAAATGAGGTAAAAAACTAttgaatttttgttaattacctttttttattgaatatacATACAGTTGAGTGTAATGCattacataaaaaagaaatttgataATGTTTTTAATGCAGAACATAAATGAGTTAATTTGATAAAAGTGTAAAATGCTTGTATGGAAATATCATTTTGAAAAACGAATGCTTTTCTTTTCAAGGTATCGCATTATCAAGTGCACATTAAGTACCTGATCAGGGAATGCCGTAATATTTGCGGCTAATATACTTATCATGGATTTAATTCCGCTATAAGGCTGGTT from Bombus terrestris chromosome 16, iyBomTerr1.2, whole genome shotgun sequence encodes the following:
- the LOC100642229 gene encoding macoilin-1 isoform X4 codes for the protein MVILADFILEFRFEFLWPFWLLLRSVYDSFKYQGLAFSVFFICIALTSDMICFFFIPIHWLFFAASTYVWVQYVWHTDKGVCLPTVMLWLLFLYIEAAVRLRDLRHMPFHLDLCRPFAAHCIGYPVVTLGFGFKSYIGYRMRQRKQKDVAKENEFYLQLLQQALPLEQQTSTTIQPIQVQSQTHITTLDQHVKSQNNKLNLQCNPSPEKSRGRSSNNSVETGVQNGSLHIGTQITSTNQNVTTKNNHRKCLDKGEKQEEQHNKHNVTNVSQSDKNDKRFIHTNGNTVNHSDMQFIERVGSINDFDANEVEKDKFIKGANYGHTTIKSQTNGSVTGKWNNIKENRESSSTVNTQRERKTRQVKATVDNITEQQKQQDEYCQRLLMCRRLEADIKRLKSDLQSSRQLEQELRSQISSLQNGERQAKGDIQQLQHDNDQLQSKLHGLVTARQLDKQTMSSLEKRIAEERKQRTACEASLVSERRARRAAEEARSAIPPPPPPLIRQECTDTCKSRRTQMEQDLKNLRRELKTKEERCNILEKDVTRCKENHKESEILLGALNALQDKTAHLEDSLSAETRIKLDLFSALGEAKRQLEIRESLIRSQEKEIEMLKAKIAQDLAVMPQDTFGPAPTCATSKLRLNNEVRVAGTKIRSNESLCPGCTISNLDPNATVYTPKNSLIASTEA